In Ruminiclostridium papyrosolvens DSM 2782, the following proteins share a genomic window:
- a CDS encoding ABC transporter ATP-binding protein gives MGKDIVVIKGLTKDYSLGKTKVNALKKLDLTIKQGEFVALSGVSGSGKSTLLNIIGCLDQMTSGEVIINGQSIAKLKDKELDKLRLYTFGFVFQSFNLLSVLSVEENVALPLSLLKDISKKEKAERVAYFVEKVGLDKYKKHKPYELSGGQCQRVAIARALVTKPQIVLADEPTANLDKGTGTEIVDIMQKINKEEGTAFIFSTHDSKIVDRASRVCFMEDGLIKQEEYR, from the coding sequence ATGGGTAAAGATATCGTTGTAATTAAAGGGTTAACCAAAGATTATTCTTTGGGTAAAACAAAAGTAAATGCATTGAAAAAATTAGATTTGACTATTAAACAGGGAGAATTTGTCGCGTTATCGGGTGTTTCCGGAAGCGGTAAGTCAACATTGCTGAATATTATCGGATGTTTGGACCAGATGACATCCGGTGAAGTAATTATTAATGGCCAATCTATAGCAAAATTAAAGGACAAGGAATTAGATAAGTTACGTCTCTATACATTTGGATTTGTGTTCCAGTCATTTAATTTATTATCAGTTTTATCAGTAGAAGAAAATGTTGCTTTGCCTCTTTCACTATTGAAGGACATATCAAAGAAGGAAAAAGCAGAGCGAGTTGCTTATTTCGTAGAAAAAGTAGGTTTGGACAAGTATAAAAAGCATAAACCATATGAATTATCAGGTGGTCAATGTCAGAGAGTCGCTATTGCCCGGGCATTAGTTACAAAACCTCAAATCGTTTTAGCTGATGAGCCAACTGCGAATCTTGATAAAGGAACCGGTACAGAAATTGTTGATATTATGCAAAAGATAAATAAAGAAGAAGGTACTGCGTTTATATTTTCTACTCATGACAGTAAAATTGTTGACAGAGCATCAAGAGTTTGCTTTATGGAGGATGGATTAATAAAACAGGAGGAATATAGATGA
- a CDS encoding ABC transporter permease has protein sequence MLEIMKIAWKNAQKNKRKSIFVFIAVLFSILILLISSALTNGMVKTINYNYLQVQSGHIVAMWKAHYNLSPFLPGKFLNPNTSKSFNYEEDEKNIAAAKILDDFLAKNSDKVDFAAKIIRRSVSYSVGSNSYATILYGVTKEDADNLNKSKAVNLVDGKWPAKLGEIMISEDRLQKGNLKLGDSIKIESFDISNKPVSQSYTIVGVYGDGAEYNGYFGFMTDQSAKKLFNMRDDMYDMVKIYLKDINDSKELSKELDKALLVKSDVLRAQDWYDAGLFFTSLSPTCKIIYQWFVVILLLIISVGLKAIIRLNIVSSMKEFGIMRAIGFSKRKCFGIVFLELFYICCTAAVVAIGVALVIVNVVASNGIYIGPSVMTNAFGGEYLYLILNASDYLFASVVIIVFSILCTLGPALKLCRQKIISLLRKVAVV, from the coding sequence ATGTTAGAAATAATGAAAATAGCTTGGAAAAATGCTCAGAAAAATAAAAGAAAATCAATTTTTGTTTTTATAGCAGTACTTTTTAGTATATTAATTCTTCTAATATCCAGTGCATTAACAAACGGGATGGTCAAAACAATTAATTATAACTATTTGCAGGTGCAATCAGGACATATCGTAGCTATGTGGAAAGCTCATTATAATCTTAGTCCTTTTTTGCCGGGTAAGTTTTTAAATCCAAACACATCAAAATCATTTAACTATGAAGAGGATGAAAAAAACATTGCTGCTGCAAAAATACTAGATGATTTTCTGGCAAAAAACAGCGACAAAGTTGATTTCGCTGCGAAAATTATCAGGCGTTCGGTAAGCTATTCAGTTGGAAGCAATAGCTATGCTACTATTTTATATGGTGTAACAAAAGAAGATGCAGATAATCTGAATAAATCAAAAGCTGTAAATTTAGTAGATGGAAAATGGCCTGCTAAGTTAGGCGAGATAATGATAAGTGAAGACAGACTTCAAAAAGGTAATTTAAAACTTGGTGATTCTATAAAAATTGAATCCTTTGACATCTCAAATAAACCTGTTTCACAAAGCTATACAATTGTAGGGGTCTATGGAGATGGAGCAGAGTATAACGGATATTTTGGATTTATGACAGATCAAAGTGCAAAAAAATTATTCAATATGCGTGATGATATGTATGATATGGTAAAAATATATCTTAAAGACATCAACGATTCGAAAGAATTATCAAAAGAATTAGATAAGGCCTTATTAGTAAAATCAGATGTACTGCGTGCACAGGATTGGTATGATGCCGGTTTGTTTTTCACCAGTTTATCACCAACTTGTAAAATTATTTATCAATGGTTTGTAGTAATACTGTTGCTGATTATTTCTGTGGGACTAAAAGCTATCATCAGATTAAATATTGTATCTTCCATGAAAGAATTCGGAATTATGAGAGCAATTGGTTTTAGCAAAAGAAAGTGTTTTGGAATTGTATTTTTAGAACTTTTCTATATTTGCTGTACGGCAGCGGTTGTTGCAATAGGAGTTGCATTAGTTATAGTAAATGTTGTAGCAAGTAACGGGATTTATATAGGGCCTAGTGTAATGACAAATGCATTTGGCGGAGAATACCTATACTTAATCTTAAATGCATCTGATTATTTATTTGCAAGTGTAGTTATTATTGTTTTTTCAATTCTATGTACACTTGGGCCTGCACTAAAACTATGCAGACAAAAAATTATTTCTCTATTAAGAAAAGTTGCGGTAGTTTAA
- a CDS encoding ABC transporter permease yields MITIKLAFKDILHDKMRALSLFFFIFVITITLVLSTNVLGTVESNMQNSIRDCFTGDVIIRSGESTKGEIYSWNIDAVNEVKIKGDDAKKQISVLNDLYSKGDVSGRIRYNGMVSMHLKSEMAMFIGLDANYNAYKESLQLIEGNYLSANEGNGILMTKAIAEALGAKVGETLVVDATAEDGKVISKELKVIGIAEMNSLSFFNIPIIYLNLDDAEKLFGYGKGELTDIVITPNKGGSAQTQINKITDKFNSQDINESTYTIQKGRELSGYIMDFVTIFSLMFIALIVILFIIIGILVINLIVMIGIQRKTDIGVMKAIGFSKRKIAVIYFCGIMLVSILALLCATLVSFIILSILSNVGITNITGLMRNIFGQNFYPSIKFGNTFTVLITAVVVLGIFSYVPCRKIANLNPVDAFKEN; encoded by the coding sequence ATGATTACGATAAAATTAGCATTTAAAGATATTTTACATGATAAAATGCGGGCGTTATCTCTATTTTTCTTCATTTTCGTAATAACAATTACCTTGGTTCTTAGTACAAATGTATTAGGAACAGTAGAAAGTAATATGCAAAACTCCATCAGAGATTGTTTTACAGGTGATGTTATTATTCGTTCAGGCGAGTCAACTAAGGGTGAAATTTATTCTTGGAATATTGATGCTGTTAATGAGGTAAAGATTAAAGGTGATGATGCAAAAAAACAAATTAGTGTTTTAAATGATTTGTACAGTAAAGGTGATGTATCCGGACGTATTAGATACAACGGAATGGTATCAATGCATTTAAAGTCTGAAATGGCTATGTTTATTGGCCTCGATGCAAATTATAATGCTTATAAGGAGTCCTTGCAATTAATAGAGGGTAATTACTTGTCCGCAAATGAAGGTAACGGAATTCTTATGACTAAAGCAATTGCAGAGGCTTTAGGAGCTAAAGTAGGCGAAACTCTCGTGGTAGATGCCACTGCAGAAGATGGAAAAGTTATTTCAAAGGAATTAAAGGTAATTGGAATTGCAGAAATGAATTCATTATCATTTTTTAATATTCCTATTATTTACTTAAATTTAGATGATGCAGAAAAATTATTTGGCTATGGCAAAGGTGAATTGACAGATATCGTTATAACACCAAACAAAGGTGGAAGTGCACAGACACAAATTAATAAAATAACTGATAAATTCAATAGTCAAGATATTAATGAAAGTACATACACTATACAAAAGGGAAGAGAATTAAGCGGATATATAATGGATTTTGTAACAATATTCAGTCTGATGTTCATAGCTTTAATTGTTATATTATTTATTATCATAGGTATTCTTGTAATCAATCTGATAGTCATGATAGGAATTCAAAGAAAAACAGACATTGGAGTAATGAAAGCCATAGGTTTTAGTAAAAGAAAAATAGCGGTCATATATTTTTGCGGAATTATGCTTGTATCAATCTTGGCATTGCTTTGCGCAACACTTGTAAGTTTTATTATCTTGAGCATTCTTTCGAATGTTGGTATTACAAATATAACAGGACTAATGAGAAATATTTTCGGCCAGAATTTCTATCCATCTATTAAGTTTGGTAATACATTTACTGTTTTAATTACTGCAGTAGTGGTATTGGGGATATTTTCATACGTACCATGCAGGAAAATTGCTAACTTAAATCCAGTAGATGCATTTAAAGAAAATTGA
- a CDS encoding beta-ketoacyl synthase N-terminal-like domain-containing protein codes for MRKESKCGNEIAIVGLSCMLPQANEADELWDNIVGKKDCIVEISKEKWMESNFFDSNIDSKNKISSKWIGEVSALKEFDNKFFSISPAEADNMDPDQRALLQETWKCIEDSGISLKTLREKRTSVIVGTAEVDTFENQHMPGNEINEFSGKGMFLFMIANRISWYFGFSGESKLVETGCPSGMCALNDSVNLLKLGKSDFAVVSGINTFKTSHMLKLMSKNGLFSPDGKCKTFSADANGIVVSEGVVSLLLAPLSVAKENNCHIYGIIENTAVNHSGETFSITAPKLSAQKDLILNAWKGLKFSPDTINYIETHGTGTSLGDPIEIEALKQAYEKVTDKKNFCWIGSVKPNIGHSLPVSGLAGIVKVLKMFEHGVIPGQINISEINPLISIEDSPFNITTENVSWQPDEQKLPLRAGVTSLGFAGVNAHVVLEQYIEVEKESCVSEPSKKYPIVFSAKSEEALIHLLEKWDNKIEKLESNNSIRDISFTLCSGREQFKYRTACIAEEGSKLIDCIERLKEDIHEVSDNKYLLDISFINEDFVNRIVELVRNNTCFETELLAISKSLNISKKQVYNPEYYPSKHTFDLIMATAYIKGLLSLADNFEGIYVETQDNKLLALMIADVINIEDVISYLDNKENAKIIITGKPKIIVNFNNKTLLTKEVITDKYITCLFAELSLEFKQSDISKTEASLQWLNNIRLLYKNQRTFNKFIHEASKFIEFDDFDLGEFISAEENNPDDIKDNKLRFMVLVAINIAIKKLYKKWSLIPPNVFADDRVNEISELVINGYFTFKEMCELYVKESGKKWQGPFNHTLEDILLIEKSNSITACEKYSIFTGLKDINTVEKILADIWLKGANIDWKKGLTFKKCKLVSLPTYCFNKKTFKYIKQNIIESESEQDELQIKVLDYKPSSLDVMDSYSEKQRLLVFSNIDKSNFEGFDAKELVYVKVSDSKKAQMDEYSVQPELLEDSFYIFNKLEQMEYVPDVILVALNDSEEIRKTKDYVLSTFIFAANLAKCLIQKNKFSGKLLFSSMGNESGMYSEGLTAFFKTLHIEYENLYFRNIICYEQTTSDFVSVLNKEINYFSSSEYKVTYRKLQRTVQTYTDYQPETQIPYLKENGTYILLGGFGEIGKVIAKHLTEQANVNLILCGRKPENDKVREFINPLNQGSTRVIYKSVDISIKEQLQGLIDNVINEFGYITGIFNMTGYIEPGFLESKDNGFLRNGVKLKVDATVFLDEITKDINLDFFVNFSSVSALVGDFGLSEYVYANCFFDEFISKREKLRKEGRRCGNSISINWPYWQDGGLRMVEKDASRFSLTTGLSPLLNKDAITAFDSIMKSNVSLQCCVLFGKDKKMNDYLESKLTLPTILQKNINLSLDNSSDIDVKTIVEQYLTKVIAKELKLNNDDIDLEDGFQSMGIDSILIHKLNRVLSADFSGVSSTIFFDCKNIDEMVSYFVQTYSEEQLRSILAPENNSIIESKISCECVKPSSIQINKKHLESELQTADSAECESKDIAIIGMSGRFPMAKSIEEFWMNLITKKDCVSEIPETRWNVENFYDNEAKNAYKGKMSSRWGGFIEDVDQFDPMLFQISPLDAGNMDPQERILLEVVYEAFEYAGYTRKRIQEKVKGNVGVFIGNTTNGYRLLIEDEMVKGNFGTHQALPWSIANRVSYVFELNGPSFIIDSACSSSLNSIVVAVDNIRNGKCKMAIAGGVNLHIHPSEYVLRSQLRVLSPKGKCHSFGSEADGYVPGEGIGAIILKPLSDAERDGDNILGIIKGVASNHVGHPNGYTVPSSTSQAEVIKTAIDDAGISARDITFIEAHGTGTILGDPIEINGLKSAFSNYTQDNQFCAIGSVKSNIGHLEGAAGIVSTIKAVLQLMNRVKIPLINCDTPNPRISFDDSQFYLQKELEPWTTYNDKLVLGISSFGAGGSNAHILIQNHEDNRKRLQAREIPQVPVLISAMNDDGVHKYVQKFLHWLGEQEAENNTLDISDIAYTTQVGRELLDSRICVLCSSVNELKAGLMNFLSNKPCTYVKTHMTADKITITKSEKNKYAIMAQTAITAGNVEEIAKFAILGIKIDWEQFNRLQKGFIIMLPTYVFDNHRYWLNFEENSDKDTDFYIKNNKSELAFLIDANISTIENQRFTRTIHSNEFFIKDHVIDGQAILPGTAIIEMAIEAGNLSLPKHYIKSLEDIHFHKAIEVSEEAVELQIDIIPEDYYIGFKIYICKEDERILSAEGKLIIDNDTDANNIFELPLTENLVQADSEEYYAWLDTLGFNFKNSFKSIEKLFVSQDLVMSVVSITQTEQFEGRGKNCTLWPPLIDGVLQSTFKLVENHTEKGCLSLPVSIGKLIMHESTRSNLIALAQKSKNCKEEKGEFIFDIYILNENGKLVMEVQEYRLVNVKKANHVSKKYEDTDDLIQEVIRRIKSGEIDKNMLLNLKLLE; via the coding sequence ATGAGAAAGGAAAGTAAATGCGGTAACGAAATAGCAATTGTCGGATTATCATGTATGCTACCACAGGCGAATGAAGCGGATGAGCTTTGGGATAACATTGTTGGAAAGAAAGATTGTATTGTAGAGATTAGTAAAGAAAAATGGATGGAATCAAATTTTTTTGACAGTAATATTGATTCCAAGAATAAAATAAGTAGTAAGTGGATTGGAGAGGTAAGTGCTTTAAAGGAATTTGATAATAAGTTCTTTAGCATCTCTCCGGCAGAAGCGGATAATATGGACCCTGACCAGAGAGCACTACTTCAAGAAACGTGGAAGTGCATCGAAGATTCAGGGATTTCCCTGAAAACGTTAAGAGAGAAAAGAACCTCCGTTATAGTTGGGACAGCTGAAGTTGACACTTTTGAAAATCAACATATGCCCGGTAATGAGATAAATGAATTTTCCGGAAAAGGTATGTTTTTATTCATGATTGCAAATCGCATATCCTGGTACTTTGGTTTTTCCGGTGAGAGTAAATTAGTAGAAACCGGATGCCCGTCAGGTATGTGTGCATTAAATGACAGTGTTAATTTACTTAAGCTGGGTAAAAGTGATTTTGCTGTTGTAAGTGGTATTAATACCTTCAAAACTTCCCATATGTTAAAGCTGATGTCAAAAAATGGCTTGTTTAGTCCCGATGGAAAATGCAAGACATTTTCAGCTGATGCAAACGGAATCGTAGTAAGTGAAGGAGTAGTTTCACTTCTTTTGGCGCCTTTATCCGTTGCAAAGGAAAATAACTGTCACATATATGGAATTATTGAGAATACAGCTGTTAACCATTCAGGAGAAACATTTTCAATTACTGCACCCAAACTATCTGCACAAAAAGACTTAATTCTTAATGCGTGGAAGGGACTGAAGTTCTCTCCGGATACCATCAATTATATAGAAACACATGGTACCGGAACCAGCTTAGGTGATCCTATTGAGATTGAGGCATTAAAGCAGGCCTATGAAAAAGTCACAGATAAGAAGAATTTTTGTTGGATTGGTTCAGTTAAGCCAAATATTGGTCATTCACTGCCCGTATCCGGTCTTGCCGGAATAGTAAAAGTATTAAAAATGTTTGAGCATGGGGTAATTCCCGGACAAATTAATATATCTGAGATAAATCCTTTAATTAGTATTGAGGATTCTCCGTTTAATATTACTACAGAAAATGTATCTTGGCAGCCTGATGAGCAAAAGTTACCCTTGCGTGCAGGGGTAACTTCATTGGGATTTGCAGGTGTTAATGCACATGTAGTTCTGGAACAATATATAGAGGTGGAGAAGGAGTCCTGTGTTTCAGAACCTTCAAAAAAGTATCCCATAGTATTTTCTGCTAAATCAGAAGAAGCTTTAATCCACCTGTTAGAAAAGTGGGACAACAAAATTGAAAAGCTTGAAAGCAATAATAGCATTAGAGATATTTCTTTCACCTTGTGCAGCGGAAGAGAGCAGTTTAAGTACAGAACCGCCTGCATTGCAGAGGAAGGCTCAAAGTTAATTGATTGTATAGAACGATTAAAAGAAGACATCCATGAGGTGTCTGATAATAAATACTTGCTGGATATTTCTTTTATTAATGAAGATTTTGTTAATAGAATAGTGGAGCTTGTTAGGAATAATACTTGTTTTGAAACTGAATTATTAGCTATTTCTAAAAGCTTAAATATATCAAAAAAACAGGTATATAACCCTGAATATTATCCTTCAAAGCACACATTTGACCTGATTATGGCAACAGCATATATTAAAGGTCTGTTAAGCCTTGCTGATAATTTTGAAGGTATTTATGTAGAAACACAAGACAATAAATTATTAGCATTAATGATTGCTGATGTAATAAATATTGAAGACGTTATTTCGTATCTGGACAATAAAGAAAATGCAAAAATTATCATTACAGGTAAACCGAAAATAATAGTCAATTTCAATAATAAAACTTTACTTACTAAAGAAGTTATAACGGACAAGTATATAACCTGCCTGTTTGCTGAATTATCCTTAGAATTTAAGCAATCTGACATATCCAAAACAGAAGCTTCACTACAATGGTTGAATAATATCAGATTATTATATAAGAATCAGAGAACGTTTAATAAATTTATCCATGAAGCAAGCAAATTTATTGAATTTGATGATTTCGATTTAGGCGAATTTATCAGTGCTGAGGAAAATAATCCTGATGACATTAAAGACAATAAATTGAGATTTATGGTTTTAGTTGCTATTAACATTGCAATTAAAAAATTATATAAAAAATGGTCATTGATACCGCCAAATGTTTTTGCAGATGATAGAGTGAATGAAATAAGTGAGCTAGTCATAAATGGCTATTTTACATTTAAAGAAATGTGTGAATTATATGTAAAGGAGTCGGGCAAAAAGTGGCAGGGGCCATTTAACCATACTTTAGAGGATATTCTGTTAATAGAAAAAAGTAATAGTATAACAGCATGTGAGAAATATAGCATCTTTACAGGACTTAAAGATATAAATACAGTGGAAAAAATTTTAGCGGATATATGGTTGAAGGGTGCAAATATTGATTGGAAAAAAGGTCTGACTTTCAAAAAATGCAAATTAGTATCATTACCAACATACTGCTTTAACAAAAAAACATTTAAATATATAAAGCAGAACATTATAGAGTCTGAGTCAGAGCAAGATGAGCTGCAGATAAAAGTGCTGGATTATAAACCATCGAGCTTAGATGTAATGGATAGTTATAGTGAAAAGCAAAGACTTTTAGTGTTTTCCAATATTGATAAAAGCAACTTTGAAGGGTTCGATGCTAAAGAATTGGTTTATGTTAAGGTTAGTGACTCTAAAAAAGCACAGATGGATGAATACTCGGTTCAGCCGGAGCTGCTGGAAGATTCTTTTTATATATTCAACAAATTAGAGCAGATGGAATACGTGCCTGATGTTATACTTGTTGCCCTAAATGATTCAGAGGAAATAAGGAAAACAAAAGATTATGTATTAAGTACATTTATATTTGCTGCTAATCTGGCAAAATGTTTAATTCAGAAAAATAAATTTTCCGGGAAGCTATTATTTAGTTCGATGGGAAATGAAAGCGGAATGTATAGTGAAGGTTTAACAGCATTTTTTAAAACATTGCATATTGAATATGAAAATCTTTATTTCAGAAATATCATATGTTATGAACAAACAACAAGTGATTTTGTTTCAGTTCTGAATAAAGAGATAAACTATTTTTCTTCAAGTGAGTATAAAGTTACATATAGAAAACTGCAAAGGACAGTCCAAACATATACTGATTACCAACCTGAAACTCAAATACCATATCTGAAAGAAAATGGTACATATATCTTGTTAGGTGGTTTTGGAGAAATTGGTAAGGTAATTGCAAAGCATTTAACTGAACAGGCAAATGTAAACCTTATATTGTGCGGGCGTAAACCCGAAAATGATAAAGTAAGGGAGTTCATTAATCCCCTTAATCAAGGAAGTACAAGGGTAATTTATAAATCTGTTGATATATCAATCAAAGAGCAGCTACAAGGATTAATTGACAATGTAATAAATGAGTTCGGATATATTACTGGAATTTTTAATATGACAGGATATATTGAGCCCGGGTTCCTTGAATCCAAGGACAACGGCTTTTTAAGAAACGGAGTCAAACTAAAAGTAGATGCAACAGTTTTTCTTGATGAAATAACGAAGGATATTAACTTGGACTTTTTTGTAAATTTTTCGTCTGTTTCAGCATTAGTTGGCGACTTCGGATTAAGTGAGTATGTATATGCAAACTGTTTCTTTGATGAATTTATCAGTAAAAGAGAAAAATTAAGAAAAGAAGGTAGGCGCTGTGGTAATTCTATATCCATCAATTGGCCATATTGGCAGGATGGCGGGTTGCGAATGGTTGAAAAGGATGCCAGCAGATTTTCTTTAACGACAGGACTTTCTCCACTGTTAAACAAAGATGCAATAACTGCCTTCGACAGCATTATGAAAAGCAATGTGTCATTACAATGTTGTGTGCTTTTTGGAAAAGATAAAAAAATGAATGACTATCTGGAAAGCAAACTCACATTACCCACGATATTGCAAAAAAACATAAACCTATCTTTGGATAACAGTTCTGATATAGACGTTAAAACAATAGTAGAACAGTACCTGACAAAGGTAATAGCCAAAGAGTTAAAATTGAATAATGATGATATTGATTTGGAAGATGGCTTTCAAAGTATGGGAATTGATTCTATACTAATCCATAAATTAAATCGTGTATTATCAGCTGATTTTTCAGGAGTTTCATCCACGATATTTTTTGATTGTAAAAATATCGATGAAATGGTGAGCTACTTTGTGCAAACATATTCAGAAGAACAATTAAGAAGCATTTTAGCTCCAGAGAATAATTCTATTATAGAGAGCAAAATCAGTTGCGAATGTGTAAAACCAAGCAGTATTCAAATTAATAAAAAGCATTTGGAAAGTGAGTTACAGACAGCAGATTCCGCTGAGTGTGAAAGCAAGGATATTGCAATTATCGGGATGAGCGGACGTTTTCCAATGGCAAAAAGCATTGAAGAATTCTGGATGAATCTGATTACGAAAAAAGATTGCGTATCAGAAATTCCGGAAACAAGATGGAATGTAGAAAATTTCTATGATAATGAAGCTAAAAATGCGTATAAAGGGAAAATGTCTTCTCGCTGGGGTGGTTTTATTGAAGATGTAGACCAGTTTGACCCAATGCTGTTTCAGATATCACCTTTAGATGCTGGAAATATGGACCCTCAGGAGCGTATTCTTTTAGAAGTGGTGTATGAAGCATTTGAATATGCCGGATACACGAGGAAGAGAATTCAGGAGAAGGTAAAAGGCAATGTTGGTGTTTTTATAGGAAATACTACAAATGGCTACCGACTGCTAATTGAAGATGAGATGGTAAAAGGCAATTTCGGAACACATCAGGCATTGCCATGGTCAATTGCCAATAGAGTTTCTTACGTATTTGAATTAAACGGTCCAAGTTTTATAATTGACTCTGCCTGCTCTTCCTCATTAAACTCCATTGTTGTAGCTGTTGACAATATAAGAAACGGTAAATGTAAGATGGCTATTGCAGGGGGTGTCAACTTACACATACACCCGTCTGAGTATGTTTTAAGGAGTCAGCTAAGAGTATTATCACCCAAAGGTAAGTGTCACAGCTTTGGCAGTGAAGCAGACGGATATGTACCCGGGGAAGGAATCGGAGCAATTATTCTTAAACCATTAAGTGATGCGGAACGTGACGGGGATAATATTTTGGGCATTATCAAGGGGGTAGCCTCAAATCATGTGGGGCATCCAAATGGCTATACAGTACCCAGTTCAACTTCTCAGGCAGAAGTTATAAAGACTGCTATTGATGATGCAGGTATATCTGCAAGAGATATTACTTTTATAGAAGCACACGGCACAGGAACAATACTGGGAGATCCAATAGAAATAAACGGGTTGAAGTCAGCGTTCAGCAACTATACGCAGGATAATCAATTTTGTGCAATAGGAAGTGTAAAATCAAATATTGGGCATTTAGAAGGTGCAGCGGGTATAGTGTCAACAATTAAAGCTGTATTACAACTCATGAACAGAGTTAAGATTCCATTAATTAATTGTGACACTCCTAATCCCAGAATTTCTTTTGACGACAGCCAATTTTACTTGCAAAAAGAGCTAGAGCCTTGGACAACTTATAATGATAAATTGGTTTTGGGAATAAGCTCTTTTGGTGCTGGTGGTTCTAATGCGCATATTCTTATTCAAAACCATGAGGATAATAGAAAGCGTTTACAAGCAAGAGAGATTCCTCAAGTGCCTGTTCTGATTTCCGCAATGAATGATGATGGAGTACACAAATATGTACAGAAATTCCTTCATTGGCTTGGCGAACAAGAGGCAGAGAATAATACATTGGATATTAGTGATATTGCCTATACTACGCAAGTTGGGCGTGAACTTCTGGATTCACGAATATGTGTATTGTGCAGCAGTGTTAATGAACTAAAGGCAGGTCTAATGAATTTTTTAAGTAATAAACCATGTACTTATGTGAAGACTCATATGACCGCTGATAAAATTACAATTACAAAGAGTGAAAAAAATAAATATGCGATTATGGCGCAAACTGCCATAACAGCCGGAAATGTTGAAGAAATCGCTAAATTTGCTATTTTGGGAATAAAGATTGATTGGGAACAATTTAATCGTCTTCAGAAAGGTTTTATAATTATGCTACCAACCTATGTTTTTGACAATCATCGGTATTGGCTGAATTTTGAAGAAAACAGTGATAAAGACACTGATTTTTATATAAAAAATAATAAATCAGAATTAGCATTTTTAATTGATGCCAATATTTCTACCATTGAAAATCAAAGGTTTACCAGAACTATTCACAGTAATGAATTCTTTATAAAGGACCACGTTATTGATGGACAAGCTATATTACCGGGAACTGCTATAATCGAGATGGCAATTGAAGCCGGAAACTTATCCTTGCCCAAGCATTATATAAAGTCTTTAGAAGACATTCATTTTCATAAAGCTATTGAAGTTAGTGAAGAAGCTGTTGAATTGCAGATTGATATAATACCTGAAGATTATTACATTGGATTTAAAATATATATTTGCAAAGAGGATGAACGAATTTTAAGTGCAGAAGGTAAATTAATAATTGATAATGACACTGACGCTAATAATATCTTTGAACTTCCACTGACTGAGAACTTAGTACAGGCTGATTCAGAGGAGTATTACGCATGGCTTGATACATTAGGCTTTAACTTTAAGAATTCCTTTAAGTCAATTGAAAAACTATTTGTCAGTCAGGATTTAGTAATGTCAGTAGTTTCAATTACTCAAACTGAACAATTTGAGGGTAGGGGTAAAAATTGTACATTATGGCCGCCGTTGATTGACGGTG